A window from Paraburkholderia acidiphila encodes these proteins:
- a CDS encoding NAD(P)/FAD-dependent oxidoreductase has translation MAWIESDYFVTGTGATAMAFVDTLLTESPDARVVMVDRHHRPGGHWNDTYSYVRLHQPSAWYGVASRELSDWSHETTGFNEGMLGLASGAEVLAHFEQVMKQRFIPSGRVQWFPKCDHFASDGRTHRFRSLLTGAEHEVRARRKWVNATLAKTEVPSTHPPKYSVAAGVQCIPCNGLPKVTRPYPCYTVVGSGKTGMDACIWLVENGVPHERIRWIMPRDAWVMDRANMQPGPTGWRRYFENSVVQFDAIRNARDIPDLLRRLEAGGALMRIDPAIDPTTYRCALVSRGEMAQLRKVGEIVRLGRVRAIEPSRIVLEKGELAADPDTLYIDCTASAIQPLPGVPVFEEDAINLLMVRWCQPLFSGSVIAWVEAHLENLQEQNAMCMPVPVPELPIDYLRMWLPTLANAARWQQNPDLSAWLRQCRLNGQVVVLKGVEVDAAVQDLLKAAGAKASDAAQRIAQLLAAAQAA, from the coding sequence ATGGCATGGATCGAGTCCGACTACTTCGTGACAGGCACGGGCGCGACTGCGATGGCATTCGTCGACACGTTGCTCACCGAGTCGCCCGATGCGCGCGTCGTGATGGTGGATCGCCACCACCGTCCCGGTGGCCATTGGAACGACACCTATTCTTACGTGCGGCTGCACCAGCCGTCGGCCTGGTATGGCGTGGCATCGCGGGAACTGAGTGACTGGTCGCATGAAACGACGGGCTTTAACGAAGGGATGCTTGGGCTTGCCTCGGGAGCCGAGGTGCTCGCGCATTTTGAACAGGTGATGAAACAGCGCTTCATTCCCTCTGGCCGCGTGCAGTGGTTCCCGAAATGCGATCACTTCGCGAGCGACGGCCGCACGCACCGCTTCCGCTCGCTCTTGACCGGCGCCGAGCACGAGGTCCGCGCGCGGCGCAAATGGGTGAATGCCACGCTGGCGAAAACCGAGGTGCCGTCCACTCACCCGCCCAAATACAGCGTCGCCGCGGGTGTGCAATGCATCCCCTGCAACGGCTTGCCCAAGGTTACACGGCCGTACCCGTGCTATACCGTCGTCGGCTCCGGCAAGACCGGCATGGATGCGTGCATCTGGCTCGTCGAGAACGGCGTGCCGCACGAGCGCATCCGCTGGATCATGCCGCGCGACGCCTGGGTGATGGACCGCGCCAACATGCAGCCCGGCCCGACCGGCTGGCGGCGTTACTTCGAGAACAGCGTGGTGCAGTTCGACGCGATCCGCAACGCACGCGACATTCCCGACCTGTTGCGGCGACTCGAAGCGGGCGGCGCGCTAATGCGGATCGATCCGGCCATCGACCCCACAACCTACCGCTGCGCGCTCGTTTCGCGAGGCGAGATGGCCCAGTTGCGCAAGGTCGGCGAGATCGTTCGGCTGGGCCGTGTGCGCGCAATCGAGCCGTCGCGCATCGTGCTGGAGAAAGGCGAACTCGCGGCCGACCCTGACACGCTGTACATCGACTGCACCGCCAGCGCGATCCAGCCGTTGCCGGGCGTGCCGGTGTTCGAGGAAGACGCGATCAACCTCTTGATGGTCCGCTGGTGCCAGCCGCTCTTTTCGGGCAGCGTGATCGCCTGGGTCGAAGCGCACCTCGAGAATCTGCAGGAACAAAACGCGATGTGCATGCCCGTGCCCGTGCCGGAACTGCCGATCGATTACCTGCGGATGTGGCTGCCGACTCTCGCCAACGCCGCGCGCTGGCAGCAGAACCCCGACCTGAGCGCCTGGCTCAGGCAGTGTCGCCTCAACGGGCAGGTTGTCGTTCTCAAAGGTGTGGAGGTGGACGCTGCCGTGCAGGACCTTCTCAAGGCTGCCGGAGCCAAAGCTTCGGATGCGGCGCAGCGCATTGCGCAATTGCTGGCCGCAGCGCAGGCAGCGTGA